The stretch of DNA GAAGCGCTCGATCAGGTTGAAATAGGGCATGTCGTGATTGCCGATGCTGATCGTCACCGGCACGTCGAGCGCGGTGATCCAGCGCGTCGCTGCGGCGAATTCGTGGCGCCGCGCGCGCATCGTGTGATCGCCGGTGATGATCACCGCATCGGGGCGGCGCGTGGCGATCTCGCCGCGCACCCATTCGAGCGCCTCGCGATCCTCGAGCCCGAAATGGATGTCCGACAGGTGGAACAGGCGGCGCACCTCAGCAGTCATGCGCGGTCGCCAGCAGGTCCACGCCGCAATATTCGAGCGTGAAGCGGAAGGGGGACGGGCACTCGGCAGGCTCGCCGTCGATCAGGCAGGCGAGCGGGCCGCCGTCGACGCTCTGGAGCGTGATTGCATCGGCCAGCCCCAGCCGATCGTGCGGGCCTTCGCGGAAACGGCGGCGCAGCAGCGCCCAGGCCTGCTCGGCAAACTCGCCCGGCGCCTCGGCGAAATAGCCGTCGATCTGGATGCCGTGCTCGCCCGGCGTCAGCTCGACCAGCGGATAGCCCTCGGCGCGCGCGGCGGATCGTTCGGGCAGGGTGACATAGGGCCCGCTGGCGGTCTCGCGGATCGCGGCGATGGTCTCGCTGGCGATGTCGGCGACGGCGAAGTGGCGCATCGATTCGCGCACCCGGCTCCAGGCGGTGCCCGGCCCGACCAGCAGGCCCGCCAGCGCGAGGCCCGCATCGCAGCGCACGCAGCCCAGCCGCCGCGCCACCGCCCCGCCGCCCGCCACCACATCGAGGATCGCTTCGATATCGAGCGAGCGGTGCAGCCGCAGCGGCAGCAGGTTCATCGTCCCGCCGGGCAGGGCCAGCACCGATCCGCTCCAGCCCGAAAGGTGGTTGATCAGCGCCCCCATGCTGCCGTCGCCGGTGTAGATCACCACTTGCGCGATGCCCTGCGCGCCCAACTCGCGCGGGTCGGGCAGGCCATCGTCGGGGAATACCAGCGTGCGGGCGACCTCCCAGCCGCGCTGTTCGAGCGCGGCCTTGAGCGATTCGGCGGAATCGACGGTGTTGCTTCCGCTCGCGGGATTGACGACGAGCCAGCAGGGGGTCTTGGCATCCATGGTGTTCGGCGCTCCCGGCCAGGCTTTCGGCGTGCGTCACCTATATGCGGCGGGTCACGATCATCCAAGCCGCAAAGCCATTGGCCATCGTGTAGATGCCATAGAAATAGACGAAGATCGGCCAGCCTCTGACCGACAGCAGCAGCGCCACCCACAGCACCACGAATTCGCTCACCAGCGCGGCGCGGCTGCCGAGCGTCTGGCTCGCCTGCGGCAGGCGCGCGAAGAGCGGGTGGCCGCTGTCGAACACCGCGCGGTTGATCGCGAAATTGGCGATTCCCATCAGGAAGATGATCACCGTCGCCCAGGTCATGCCCCCACTATGGCGCTGCGCTTGTCGATTGCAAACCGCCATTTGTCCGCGCGTTCACGCCATTGGTCTTCACGCCGCTGCCTCGGTCGAGCGGGCGGGCGGGGTTGATCGAAGGTCGCATGATCCGGGTAAGGGCGGGGCGTAGAACGGGTTTCAGCAGGATGCCTCATCCCCCCGCAATCGGACCCCCTTCCGATCACAGGCCGCCTGCCAAACGGAGGAAGAGAGAGATGAAACCCCTTGCGAAAACAGCCACTCACACCCTTGCGGCGATCGCCATGGCCGGCGCCGCGATCAGCCCGGCGCTGGCCGGCGAGGTGCAGACGATGACGATCAGCGTCGACACCGCCGATCTCGATCTCGGCACGGTCAAGGGCCAGAAAACCCTCGACCAGCGCGTTGAAAAGGCCGTGCGCAGCGTCTGCCGCACCACCAGCGTGACCACCGGTTCGCGCGTGATGAGCCAGGAAGCCCGCACCTGCCTCGCCAAGGCCCGCTCCGACGCGCGCCAGCAGGTCGCACTGCTGCTGTCGAACGAACGGCGCGGCGGCTGACCGGCGCCTACCGAGCTTGCGCCGTCCCTCGCCCCGCAGGCGGGACGGCGCATCCTGAGGCCCGAACCCCTCCAGTCCCTTGGGGTTCGGGCCGTTTTTTGTGAGGATCGCGCTGACGCGCGATGCATACCGCCCGCCCCGCCTCCCCGCCCGGCCACCAATAGTACCACTATGTTGTGGTGGCCGGGCGGGAGGCGGGGTGGGAGGTCTGCGCCACCGAAGGTGGCTTAAAACAAAAGCATCACCTGCCCGCCATCGCCTTGACGCGCGCCAGATAAGTGCGGCCGATGCGCAGCGCCTCGCCATTCACAAGCTCCGCCGACCACACGCCGAGGCCATCGTGACGCAGCCCGCGGATATGGTCGCGGCGCAGGATGGTGGAGCGGTGGATGCGGATGAACTGTTCGGGATCGAGCCGTTCTTCCAGCCCCGCGATGGTCTGGAGCAGCAGGTAGGAACGCCCACCCTCGGCCCCGCCGACGTGGAGGCGCACATAATCGCGCTCGGCGTCGATCTGGTGGACCTCGCTCACCGCGATCCTCAGCAGCTCGGAACGGTGCGGCACCCACAGCTCGTCGAGATAGCGGCTCTGCTTCTCGCGCCGCTGGCCGCGCCGGGCGACCGCGCGCTCGATCGCGCGCGCCAGCCGGTCGGCGGAGACGGGCTTGAGCACATAGTCGACCGCTTCCAGATCGAAGGCCTCGACCGCGAAGTGATCATGCGCGGTGACGAAGATCACCACCGGGGCCTGCGGCTGCGCGGCGAAATGGCGCGCGACGCCAAGGCCGTCCAATTCGGGCATGGTCATGTCGAGCAGCACCAGATCGGGTGTCAGCTTCTCGGCCAGCCGCAGCGCCGCGGCCCCGTCGCTCGCGGTGCCGACCACGCGCACCTGCGGGATTTCGGCGCAGATCACCTGCACCCGCTCGACCGCGAGCGGTTCGTCGTCGACGATCAGGGTTCTGAGGGCGGCGGTGTCGGCTTGCGGATCAGACATGGCGGCTCGTGGTTCTTGTCAGAGGAATGCGGATTTCGGTGCAATAGCCGCCCGGCACGGGGGCGGAAGAAAAGCCGATATCGGGGCCGAAGCGTGCCTCCAGCCGGTCGCGCACATTGGCGAGCCCGATGCCGAAGCCGTGGGTGGTGCCCTGCGGCACGCCCGGGCCATCGTCGCCGACGGTGATCACCAGCCGGTCGAACTCCTCGCGCGCGGCCATCGTGATCGTAACGGGGCGCGAGACGGGGGAGACCGCGTATTTCACCGAATTCTCGACCAGCGGTTGCAGGATCATCCCCGGCACGCGCGCATCCTCGAGATCGGCGGGCAGATCGAACACCGTCACCAGCCGCGTGGGAAAGCGCACCGCCTCGATATCGAGATAGAGCTTCTGCAGGTCGAACTCGTCGATCAGCGACACGTCTGCGGTGGGCTCGTTGGCGAGGGAGTGGCGGTAGAAGCGGCTGATCGTCTGGATCATCCGCTCGGCCCGCTCGGCCTTGCCGGTCATCACCAATGCCGACAGCGAATTGAGCGTGTTGAACAGGAAATGCGGGTTCACCTGATAGCGCAAGCTGAGCAATTCGGCGGCCTTGGCGGCGGAGCGGAACTGCTCCTCCCGCCGCTGCGCCGCGCGCGCCTGCACGCCGGCGAGCAGCGCAAAATAGGTCGAGGCCCAGGCCAGCAGCAGGAAGTAGCGCCCCAGCGCCACGTCGAGCAGCTTGCGCCAGAAATCGGCGCTGGTTTCCGCCGGGGCGATGATCACCGATTCCACCTGCCCGCCCGGCGGCACCGCGCCCCCGCTCTGCCCCTCGGGCACGGGGCCGACCCGGCGCACGGGCACATCGACCAGCAGATTGCCGCTCTCGTCACGGCGCAGGTTGAGGTTGTATTTCTTGGCGTAGGCCTGTTCCTGCGCGACCTGCGTGTCCTTGAACACGAGGTAATTGACCTGCCCGATCCCCAGCGCAACGGGCATCGCCAGCACGATCGCGCCGGAAATCTTGATCCACAGCGGGCGGGTGTCGAACAGGCGCAGCAGCAGCCACAGCACGATCGTGAAGCCGACCCCGATCACCGTCACCAGCAGCCGGCGCCAGCCGAGCTCGAACTGGAGATCGAAATCCATCACCATCGCGCGCACGGTGGTGAGGATGAAATAAGTCGCCCACAGCACGATCATCGAGAACAATACCGTGCGAAACGACACGGTCGGCACGGACCCGTCGGGGGCGGTATCGTGGATGGGGGTGGTCGCCATAATGGCAATCAGCGATACTGTGCCCGCCCGGCGAAAGCTACCGGGCGGGGCGAAGGTTGTCGGGCGGACTCGGGTTTTGGTCGAATGATGAACGGCTGTTCATCATCGACCAACGGCACTTAATCGCGGGGCTTGATCATGTCGGAGGGCACCACCCACTCGGCAAACTGCTCTTCGGTCAGCAGGCCGAGCGCGAGCGCCGATTCCTTCAGCGTGGTGCCTTCCGCGTGCGCCTTCTTGGCGATCTTCGCGGCGTTGTCGTAGCCGATGTGGGGGTTCAGCGCGGTCACCAGCATCAGGCTTTCGTTGAGCAGCTGGGTGATGCGGGTGGTGTTCGCCTCGATGCCGACGACGCAGTTGTCGGTGAAGGCGTGGGCGGCATCGCCGATCAGCTTCATCGACTGGAGCACATTGTAGATCATCACCGGCTTGAACACGTTCAGTTCCAGATGCCCGTGCGAACCGGCGACCGTCACCGTCATGTGGTTGCCCATCACCTGCGCGCAGACCATCGTCATCGCCTCGCACTGGGTGGGGTTGACCTTGCCCGGCATGATCGAGGAGCCCGGTTCGTTGGCGGGGAGGCTGAGTTCGCCGAGGCCCGAACGCGGGCCGGAGCCCAGCAGGCGGATGTCGTTGGCGATCTTCATCAGGCTGACCGCGAGCACGTTAAGCGCGCCCGAAATCTCCACCATCGCATCATGCGCGGCGAGCGCTTCGAACTTGTTGGGCGCGGTGACGAAAGCGTGGCCGGTCTCGGCGGCGACTTCGGCGGCAAACGCCGTGTCGAAACCGACCTTGGCGTTGATCCCGGTACCCACGGCGGTGCCGCCCTGCGCCAGTTCCAGCACACGCGGAAGCGCCGCCTCGACGCGGGCGATGCCGTATTCGATCTGCTTGGCA from Porphyrobacter sp. YT40 encodes:
- a CDS encoding UrcA family protein; translation: MKPLAKTATHTLAAIAMAGAAISPALAGEVQTMTISVDTADLDLGTVKGQKTLDQRVEKAVRSVCRTTSVTTGSRVMSQEARTCLAKARSDARQQVALLLSNERRGG
- a CDS encoding LytTR family DNA-binding domain-containing protein, with the translated sequence MSDPQADTAALRTLIVDDEPLAVERVQVICAEIPQVRVVGTASDGAAALRLAEKLTPDLVLLDMTMPELDGLGVARHFAAQPQAPVVIFVTAHDHFAVEAFDLEAVDYVLKPVSADRLARAIERAVARRGQRREKQSRYLDELWVPHRSELLRIAVSEVHQIDAERDYVRLHVGGAEGGRSYLLLQTIAGLEERLDPEQFIRIHRSTILRRDHIRGLRHDGLGVWSAELVNGEALRIGRTYLARVKAMAGR
- a CDS encoding diacylglycerol kinase family protein is translated as MDAKTPCWLVVNPASGSNTVDSAESLKAALEQRGWEVARTLVFPDDGLPDPRELGAQGIAQVVIYTGDGSMGALINHLSGWSGSVLALPGGTMNLLPLRLHRSLDIEAILDVVAGGGAVARRLGCVRCDAGLALAGLLVGPGTAWSRVRESMRHFAVADIASETIAAIRETASGPYVTLPERSAARAEGYPLVELTPGEHGIQIDGYFAEAPGEFAEQAWALLRRRFREGPHDRLGLADAITLQSVDGGPLACLIDGEPAECPSPFRFTLEYCGVDLLATAHDC
- the fumC gene encoding class II fumarate hydratase → MSDMTKADGDVRIETDSLGEVAVPANMHWGAQTQRSIVNFPIGGEKMPPALVRALGVQKLSAAKANMKLGVLDAKLGEAIVQAAREVIDGTLADQFPLVVWQTGSGTQSNMNANEVIASRANEILTGQKGGKSPVHPNDHCNMGQSSNDTFPTAMHIAAASEAIDHLIPALKKLHGALDAKAKEFADIVKIGRTHLQDATPMTLGQEFSGYAKQIEYGIARVEAALPRVLELAQGGTAVGTGINAKVGFDTAFAAEVAAETGHAFVTAPNKFEALAAHDAMVEISGALNVLAVSLMKIANDIRLLGSGPRSGLGELSLPANEPGSSIMPGKVNPTQCEAMTMVCAQVMGNHMTVTVAGSHGHLELNVFKPVMIYNVLQSMKLIGDAAHAFTDNCVVGIEANTTRITQLLNESLMLVTALNPHIGYDNAAKIAKKAHAEGTTLKESALALGLLTEEQFAEWVVPSDMIKPRD
- a CDS encoding histidine kinase; protein product: MATTPIHDTAPDGSVPTVSFRTVLFSMIVLWATYFILTTVRAMVMDFDLQFELGWRRLLVTVIGVGFTIVLWLLLRLFDTRPLWIKISGAIVLAMPVALGIGQVNYLVFKDTQVAQEQAYAKKYNLNLRRDESGNLLVDVPVRRVGPVPEGQSGGAVPPGGQVESVIIAPAETSADFWRKLLDVALGRYFLLLAWASTYFALLAGVQARAAQRREEQFRSAAKAAELLSLRYQVNPHFLFNTLNSLSALVMTGKAERAERMIQTISRFYRHSLANEPTADVSLIDEFDLQKLYLDIEAVRFPTRLVTVFDLPADLEDARVPGMILQPLVENSVKYAVSPVSRPVTITMAAREEFDRLVITVGDDGPGVPQGTTHGFGIGLANVRDRLEARFGPDIGFSSAPVPGGYCTEIRIPLTRTTSRHV